From the Brassica napus cultivar Da-Ae chromosome A8, Da-Ae, whole genome shotgun sequence genome, one window contains:
- the LOC106395735 gene encoding uncharacterized protein At4g15970 has protein sequence MVLILFILTLMMASFRATINSLNLQQVKQMMWQLQAKWREFKWAVSLLLLTVLLYVVVYHSASLVPNFPASVAPVVAEKQEINNIDSIEAEDMINLEGILKEASMKDKKTLIITLMNQAWAEPNSTFDVFLESFRIGNGTSKLLPHIVVMCLDDKAYSRCLDVLPRRCILLRTAGVDFSVENRYMVGDYVKMMWRRIKFLGSLLKLGYNFLFTDMDTIWLRDPFPRLVADVDFQAACNLFFNGNFSDRQHNEVNGGFKFVTANHRTIKLYKYWYKSRLRFPGKHDQDVLNYIRSDQYINKIGLDMRFIDTVDVGSFCQPNWDITKVSVLHGNCCIGQSNKVKDLRQFLEDWTIFFGNGNKKRSFRQPMNCRRSVGWRPPRKHKRRG, from the exons ATGGTATTGATTCTGTTTATTCTCACATTAATGATGGCTAGCTTTAGGGCCACCATCAACAGTCTAAATTTACAGCAGGTAAAACAGATGATGTGGCAACTTCAAGCAAAGTGGAGGGAGTTTAAATGGGCTGTTTCTCTACTGCTTTTGACAGTTCTGCTGTATGTAGTTGTCTACCATTCGGCATCACTTGTTCCAAACTTTCCTGCGTCTGTGGCGCCAGTGGTGGCAGAGAAACAAGAAATTAACAACATTGATAGC ATTGAGGCAGAAGATATGATAAATTTGGAGGGAATCTTGAAGGAAGCATCGATGAAGGATAAGAAGACGCTAATAATAACATTGATGAACCAGGCCTGGGCGGAGCCAAATTCGACGTTCGATGTGTTTCTTGAGAGCTTTCGAATAGGCAATGGGACTAGTAAGCTACTCCCCCACATCGTGGTGATGTGTTTGGACGATAAAGCCTACTCACGGTGCTTGGATGTCTTGCCTCGCCGTTGCATCTTGCTAAGGACTGCCGGAGTTGATTTCTCCGTCGAGAACCGGTACATGGTAGGAGATTATGTCAAGATGATGTGGCGTCGAATCAAGTTCTTGGGTTCTTTGCTTAAGCTTGGATATAACTTCCTCTTCACG GACATGGATACAATTTGGCTCCGTGATCCATTTCCTCGATTAGTTGCGGATGTCGATTTTCAGGCCGCTTGCAATCTATTTTTCAACGGAAATTTCAGCGACAGGCAGCACAATGAAGTCAATGGCGGATTCAAATTCGTCACGGCGAATCACAGAACAATCAAGTTATACAAATATTGGTATAAGTCCAGACTAAGGTTCCCTGGCAAACACGATCAAGACGTGCTTAACTATATCAGAAGCGATCAATACATAAACAAAATCGGGCTCGACATGAGGTTTATAGATACAGTCGATGTTGGTAGTTTCTGCCAACCAAACTGGGATATTACCAAAGTCAGCGTACTGCATGGGAATTGTTGCATTGGACAGAGTAACAAGGTCAAGGATTTGAGACAATTTCTTGAAGATTGGACGATATTTTTTGGCAATGGAAACAAGAAAAGAAGTTTTCGACAGCCGATGAATTGCCGGAGAAGTGTGGGATGGAGGCCTCCTAGAAAGCACAAAAGGAGGGGTTAA
- the LOC106394693 gene encoding UDP-N-acetylglucosamine diphosphorylase 1 isoform X3: MGAASMERDNGAAAAATTTEMVSPPRVNSPRQALVERLKDYGQEDVFALLDELSPDERDFLVRDIENLDLPRIDRIIRCSLHSQGLPVAAIEPVPENWVSTVDGRTMEDRQKWWKMGLKTIYEGKLGVVLLSGGQGTRLGISDPKGCFNIGLPSGKSLFQIQAERILCVQRLAAQVVSEGGPTRPVTIHWYIMTSPFTDEATRKYFSSHKYFGLEPDQISFFQQGTLPCISKDGKFIMETPFSLAKAPDGNGGVYAALKSSRLLEDMASRGIKYVDCYGVDNVLVRVADPTFLGYFIDKGAASAAKVVRKVGVFVRRGKGGPLTVVEYSELDQPMASAINQRTGRLQYCWSNVCLHMFTLDFLNQVATGLEKDSVYHLAEKKIPSMNGYTMGLKLEQFIFDSFPYAPSTALFEVLREEEFAPVKNANGSNFDTPESARLSVLRLHTRWVIAAGGFLTHSVPLYATGVEVSPLCSYAGENLEAICRGRTFHAPCEISL, from the exons atgggagcAGCGTCGATGGAGAGAGACAATGGTGCTGCAGCGGCGGCGACGACGACGGAGATGGTATCTCCTCCTCGGGTGAATTCGCCGCGTCAAGCATTGGTTGAGAGATTGAAAGATTATGGACAAGAAGATGTTTTCGCTCTTTTGGATGAGCTCTCACCAGACGAGCGAGATTTCCTCGTCAGAGATATCGAG AACTTGGATCTTCCAAGAATAGATCGGATCATCAGATGCTCACTTCACTCTCAAG GTTTGCCAGTGGCGGCGATCGAGCCAGTGCCGGAGAACTGGGTCTCTACGGTAGATGGAAGAACGATGGAAGACAGACAGAAATGGTGGAAGATGGGATTAAAGACTATCTATGAAGGCAAATTAGGAGTTGTGCTTTTGTCTGGTGGACAG GGAACAAGGCTTGGAATTTCAGATCCCAAAGGATGTTTCA ATATTGGACTACCGTCAGGGAAGTCGCTCTTTCAGATTCAAGCAGAGAGAATCTTGTGTGTCCAAAGACTTGCTGCTCAAGTAGTGAGTGAAGGTG GTCCAACTCGGCCAGTAACAATACACTGGTATATTATGACTAGTCCATTTACTGATGAGGCGACACGAAAGTATTTCTCAAGTCACAAGTACTTTGGCCTTGAACCAGATCAA ATTAGTTTCTTCCAACAAGGTACTTTGCCTTGCATTTCAAAGGATGGGAAGTTTATCATGGAGACACCTTTCAGT CTAGCTAAAGCTCCAGATGGTAACGGGGGAGTCTATGCTG CTCTTAAGTCTTCAAGGTTATTAGAGGATATGGCTTCTAGGGGAATCAAATATGTAGATTGCTATGGCGTCGACAATGTTTTG GTTCGAGTAGCTGATCCTACTTTCCTAGGATACTTTATCGACAAAGGCGCTGCTTCTGCTGCAAAAGTTGTGCGGAAG GTTGGAGTATTTGTTAGAAGAGGAAAAGGTGGACCGTTGACTGTAGTTGAGTACAGTGAGCTAGATCAGCCAATGGCTTCTGCTATTAATCAACGAACAGGACGTCTTCAATATTGCTGGAGTAAC GTGTGCTTACACATGTTCACGTTAGACTTTCTAAATCAAGTAGCGACCGGCCTAGAAAAAGACAGCGT CTACCATTTGGCAGAGAAGAAGATACCGTCTATGAATGGATACACAATGGGACTGAAACTAGAACAATTCATTTTCGATTCGTTTCCTTATGCTCCTTCAACCGCACTCTTTGAG GTgttaagagaagaagagttTGCACCAGTGAAGAATGCAAATGGGTCGAACTTTGACACACCGGAAAGTGCGAGGCTTTCCGTACTAAGACTACACACACGCTGGGTCATAGCAGCTGGTGGATTTCTTACACATTCTGTGCCTTTATATGCAACtg GTGTTGAGGTTTCACCGTTGTGCTCGTACGCGGGAGAAAATCTTGAAGCTATTTGTCGTGGAAGAACGTTTCACGCACCTTGTGAAATATCCCTCTAa
- the LOC106394693 gene encoding UDP-N-acetylglucosamine diphosphorylase 1 isoform X1, which yields MGAASMERDNGAAAAATTTEMVSPPRVNSPRQALVERLKDYGQEDVFALLDELSPDERDFLVRDIENLDLPRIDRIIRCSLHSQGLPVAAIEPVPENWVSTVDGRTMEDRQKWWKMGLKTIYEGKLGVVLLSGGQGTRLGISDPKGCFNIGLPSGKSLFQIQAERILCVQRLAAQVVSEGGPTRPVTIHWYIMTSPFTDEATRKYFSSHKYFGLEPDQISFFQQGTLPCISKDGKFIMETPFSLAKAPDGNGGVYAALKSSRLLEDMASRGIKYVDCYGVDNVLVRVADPTFLGYFIDKGAASAAKVVRKAYPQEQVGVFVRRGKGGPLTVVEYSELDQPMASAINQRTGRLQYCWSNVCLHMFTLDFLNQVATGLEKDSVYHLAEKKIPSMNGYTMGLKLEQFIFDSFPYAPSTALFEVLREEEFAPVKNANGSNFDTPESARLSVLRLHTRWVIAAGGFLTHSVPLYATGVEVSPLCSYAGENLEAICRGRTFHAPCEISL from the exons atgggagcAGCGTCGATGGAGAGAGACAATGGTGCTGCAGCGGCGGCGACGACGACGGAGATGGTATCTCCTCCTCGGGTGAATTCGCCGCGTCAAGCATTGGTTGAGAGATTGAAAGATTATGGACAAGAAGATGTTTTCGCTCTTTTGGATGAGCTCTCACCAGACGAGCGAGATTTCCTCGTCAGAGATATCGAG AACTTGGATCTTCCAAGAATAGATCGGATCATCAGATGCTCACTTCACTCTCAAG GTTTGCCAGTGGCGGCGATCGAGCCAGTGCCGGAGAACTGGGTCTCTACGGTAGATGGAAGAACGATGGAAGACAGACAGAAATGGTGGAAGATGGGATTAAAGACTATCTATGAAGGCAAATTAGGAGTTGTGCTTTTGTCTGGTGGACAG GGAACAAGGCTTGGAATTTCAGATCCCAAAGGATGTTTCA ATATTGGACTACCGTCAGGGAAGTCGCTCTTTCAGATTCAAGCAGAGAGAATCTTGTGTGTCCAAAGACTTGCTGCTCAAGTAGTGAGTGAAGGTG GTCCAACTCGGCCAGTAACAATACACTGGTATATTATGACTAGTCCATTTACTGATGAGGCGACACGAAAGTATTTCTCAAGTCACAAGTACTTTGGCCTTGAACCAGATCAA ATTAGTTTCTTCCAACAAGGTACTTTGCCTTGCATTTCAAAGGATGGGAAGTTTATCATGGAGACACCTTTCAGT CTAGCTAAAGCTCCAGATGGTAACGGGGGAGTCTATGCTG CTCTTAAGTCTTCAAGGTTATTAGAGGATATGGCTTCTAGGGGAATCAAATATGTAGATTGCTATGGCGTCGACAATGTTTTG GTTCGAGTAGCTGATCCTACTTTCCTAGGATACTTTATCGACAAAGGCGCTGCTTCTGCTGCAAAAGTTGTGCGGAAG GCATACCCTCAAGAACAGGTTGGAGTATTTGTTAGAAGAGGAAAAGGTGGACCGTTGACTGTAGTTGAGTACAGTGAGCTAGATCAGCCAATGGCTTCTGCTATTAATCAACGAACAGGACGTCTTCAATATTGCTGGAGTAAC GTGTGCTTACACATGTTCACGTTAGACTTTCTAAATCAAGTAGCGACCGGCCTAGAAAAAGACAGCGT CTACCATTTGGCAGAGAAGAAGATACCGTCTATGAATGGATACACAATGGGACTGAAACTAGAACAATTCATTTTCGATTCGTTTCCTTATGCTCCTTCAACCGCACTCTTTGAG GTgttaagagaagaagagttTGCACCAGTGAAGAATGCAAATGGGTCGAACTTTGACACACCGGAAAGTGCGAGGCTTTCCGTACTAAGACTACACACACGCTGGGTCATAGCAGCTGGTGGATTTCTTACACATTCTGTGCCTTTATATGCAACtg GTGTTGAGGTTTCACCGTTGTGCTCGTACGCGGGAGAAAATCTTGAAGCTATTTGTCGTGGAAGAACGTTTCACGCACCTTGTGAAATATCCCTCTAa
- the LOC106394693 gene encoding UDP-N-acetylglucosamine diphosphorylase 1 isoform X2 has product MGAASMERDNGAAAAATTTEMVSPPRVNSPRQALVERLKDYGQEDVFALLDELSPDERDFLVRDIENLDLPRIDRIIRCSLHSQGLPVAAIEPVPENWVSTVDGRTMEDRQKWWKMGLKTIYEGKLGVVLLSGGQGTRLGISDPKGCFNIGLPSGKSLFQIQAERILCVQRLAAQVVSEGPTRPVTIHWYIMTSPFTDEATRKYFSSHKYFGLEPDQISFFQQGTLPCISKDGKFIMETPFSLAKAPDGNGGVYAALKSSRLLEDMASRGIKYVDCYGVDNVLVRVADPTFLGYFIDKGAASAAKVVRKAYPQEQVGVFVRRGKGGPLTVVEYSELDQPMASAINQRTGRLQYCWSNVCLHMFTLDFLNQVATGLEKDSVYHLAEKKIPSMNGYTMGLKLEQFIFDSFPYAPSTALFEVLREEEFAPVKNANGSNFDTPESARLSVLRLHTRWVIAAGGFLTHSVPLYATGVEVSPLCSYAGENLEAICRGRTFHAPCEISL; this is encoded by the exons atgggagcAGCGTCGATGGAGAGAGACAATGGTGCTGCAGCGGCGGCGACGACGACGGAGATGGTATCTCCTCCTCGGGTGAATTCGCCGCGTCAAGCATTGGTTGAGAGATTGAAAGATTATGGACAAGAAGATGTTTTCGCTCTTTTGGATGAGCTCTCACCAGACGAGCGAGATTTCCTCGTCAGAGATATCGAG AACTTGGATCTTCCAAGAATAGATCGGATCATCAGATGCTCACTTCACTCTCAAG GTTTGCCAGTGGCGGCGATCGAGCCAGTGCCGGAGAACTGGGTCTCTACGGTAGATGGAAGAACGATGGAAGACAGACAGAAATGGTGGAAGATGGGATTAAAGACTATCTATGAAGGCAAATTAGGAGTTGTGCTTTTGTCTGGTGGACAG GGAACAAGGCTTGGAATTTCAGATCCCAAAGGATGTTTCA ATATTGGACTACCGTCAGGGAAGTCGCTCTTTCAGATTCAAGCAGAGAGAATCTTGTGTGTCCAAAGACTTGCTGCTCAAGTAGTGAGTGAAG GTCCAACTCGGCCAGTAACAATACACTGGTATATTATGACTAGTCCATTTACTGATGAGGCGACACGAAAGTATTTCTCAAGTCACAAGTACTTTGGCCTTGAACCAGATCAA ATTAGTTTCTTCCAACAAGGTACTTTGCCTTGCATTTCAAAGGATGGGAAGTTTATCATGGAGACACCTTTCAGT CTAGCTAAAGCTCCAGATGGTAACGGGGGAGTCTATGCTG CTCTTAAGTCTTCAAGGTTATTAGAGGATATGGCTTCTAGGGGAATCAAATATGTAGATTGCTATGGCGTCGACAATGTTTTG GTTCGAGTAGCTGATCCTACTTTCCTAGGATACTTTATCGACAAAGGCGCTGCTTCTGCTGCAAAAGTTGTGCGGAAG GCATACCCTCAAGAACAGGTTGGAGTATTTGTTAGAAGAGGAAAAGGTGGACCGTTGACTGTAGTTGAGTACAGTGAGCTAGATCAGCCAATGGCTTCTGCTATTAATCAACGAACAGGACGTCTTCAATATTGCTGGAGTAAC GTGTGCTTACACATGTTCACGTTAGACTTTCTAAATCAAGTAGCGACCGGCCTAGAAAAAGACAGCGT CTACCATTTGGCAGAGAAGAAGATACCGTCTATGAATGGATACACAATGGGACTGAAACTAGAACAATTCATTTTCGATTCGTTTCCTTATGCTCCTTCAACCGCACTCTTTGAG GTgttaagagaagaagagttTGCACCAGTGAAGAATGCAAATGGGTCGAACTTTGACACACCGGAAAGTGCGAGGCTTTCCGTACTAAGACTACACACACGCTGGGTCATAGCAGCTGGTGGATTTCTTACACATTCTGTGCCTTTATATGCAACtg GTGTTGAGGTTTCACCGTTGTGCTCGTACGCGGGAGAAAATCTTGAAGCTATTTGTCGTGGAAGAACGTTTCACGCACCTTGTGAAATATCCCTCTAa